A genomic segment from Leopardus geoffroyi isolate Oge1 chromosome A2, O.geoffroyi_Oge1_pat1.0, whole genome shotgun sequence encodes:
- the CISH gene encoding cytokine-inducible SH2-containing protein — translation MVLCVQGPCSLLAVEQIGQRPLWTQSLELPEPAMQPLPAGSFLEEVAEETPAQPESEPKVLDPEEDLLCIAKTFSYLRESGWYWGSITASEARQHLQKMPEGTFLVRDSTHPSYLFTLSVKTTRGPTNVRIEYADSSFRLDSNCLSRPRILAFPDVVSLVQHYVASCTADTRSDSPEPAPTPALPTPKEDAPGDPALPAPAVTAVHLKLVQPFVRRSSARSLQHLCRLVINRLVADVDCLPLPRRMADYLRQYPFQL, via the exons ATGGTCCTCTGCGTTCAGGG ACCCTGTTCTTTGCTGGCTGTGGAGCAGATCGGGCAGCGGCCCCTGTGGACCCAGTCCCTGGAGCTGCCCGAACCAGCTATGCAGCCTTTGCCTGCTGGgtccttcctggaggaggtggcagagGAGACCCCAGCCCAGCCAGAGAGTGAACCCAAGGTGCTGGACCCTGAGGAGGATCTGCTATGCATAGCCAAGACTTTCTCTTACCTTCGGGAATCTG GCTGGTATTGGGGTTCCATTACGGCCAGCGAGGCCCGACAACACCTGCAGAAGATGCCAGAGGGCACGTTCCTGGTACGTGACAGCACCCACCCCAGCTATCTATTCACTCTGTCTGTCAAAACCACTCGAGGCCCCACCAACGTACGCATTGAGTACGCTGACTCCAGCTTCCGCCTGGACTCCAACTGCCTGTCCAGGCCACGCATCCTGGCCTTCCCAGACGTGGTCAGCCTTGTGCAGCACTATGTGGCCTCCTGTACTGCTGACACCCGAAGTGACAGCCCTGAACCTgcacccaccccagccctgcctaCCCCTAAGGAAGATGCACCTGGTGACCCAGCACTACCTGCCCCTGCAGTCACCGCCGTGCACCTAAAACTGGTGCAGCCCTTTGTGCGCAGAAGCAGTGCCCGCAGCCTGCAGCACCTGTGCCGCCTTGTCATCAACCGTCTGGTGGCTGATGTAGACTGCCTGCCACTGCCCCGGCGCATGGCTGACTACCTCCGACAGtaccccttccagctctga